One window from the genome of Marinobacter sp. LV10R510-11A encodes:
- a CDS encoding CIA30 family protein: MNENLKTRGPAVRAEQLIDVYHARLDVPSPWTVISDQVMGGVSSAALQQDDRHNSTCTCLTGRTRLENNGGFVQMKLEIGPGWLRADYRGLFIELCGAAHDYNLHVKTNQLDRPWQSFRCTLPVKPQWTRFIVPFEQLRAHRTDAELQPADIRSVAVVAIGTAFDVDVCVRRFGFFL; this comes from the coding sequence ATGAATGAAAACCTCAAAACCCGAGGCCCCGCCGTCCGTGCGGAACAACTGATCGATGTTTATCATGCCCGCCTGGATGTACCTTCGCCCTGGACCGTGATCAGCGATCAGGTCATGGGTGGCGTTTCCAGTGCTGCACTGCAACAGGACGACCGTCATAACTCGACCTGCACCTGTTTGACTGGCCGCACCCGTCTCGAGAACAACGGCGGGTTCGTGCAGATGAAGCTTGAGATCGGGCCGGGTTGGTTGCGCGCTGACTACAGGGGCCTATTCATCGAGCTGTGCGGCGCGGCGCACGACTATAATCTGCACGTAAAAACGAATCAGCTGGACAGGCCCTGGCAATCCTTTCGCTGCACCTTGCCGGTGAAGCCGCAATGGACTCGATTCATTGTGCCCTTCGAGCAACTTCGCGCCCACCGTACCGACGCTGAGCTACAACCTGCGGATATCAGAAGCGTTGCCGTGGTCGCCATTGGCACGGCGTTCGATGTCGACGTCTGCGTGCGGCGGTTTGGCTTTTTCCTTTAA
- the thpR gene encoding RNA 2',3'-cyclic phosphodiesterase, with translation MRRIFFGLEIPAQIKGRLLKVRAEVSGAKWQSVEQMHITLLFLGDVEEERLLAACEAARHIPLAAFELNVAGMGCFGQPRAPRNLWAGVQPAAPVASLHSAIKGQMENLGLTTESRAFRPHITLARFKRQPGSVQSLLAEYGETAFGSFQVDQFVLFESKQGSGGSVYTVIERFPSIGI, from the coding sequence ATGCGCAGAATATTCTTCGGACTGGAGATTCCCGCTCAGATCAAAGGTCGCCTGTTGAAGGTGAGGGCAGAGGTGTCAGGTGCCAAATGGCAAAGTGTTGAGCAGATGCACATCACCTTGCTGTTCCTTGGCGACGTGGAAGAAGAACGTCTATTGGCGGCGTGCGAGGCTGCCCGCCATATTCCCCTGGCGGCTTTTGAGCTGAATGTTGCGGGTATGGGGTGTTTCGGTCAGCCTCGTGCCCCCCGAAATCTCTGGGCGGGAGTCCAGCCGGCGGCTCCCGTTGCCAGCCTACATAGCGCGATTAAAGGCCAAATGGAGAACCTCGGATTAACAACTGAAAGTCGGGCATTTCGTCCCCATATCACCCTGGCCAGATTCAAGCGCCAGCCCGGTTCGGTTCAGAGCTTGCTGGCCGAGTATGGGGAAACGGCTTTCGGGTCGTTTCAGGTGGACCAGTTTGTACTCTTTGAGAGCAAACAAGGCTCCGGTGGTTCGGTATACACAGTGATTGAACGCTTTCCGTCAATTGGCATCTGA
- a CDS encoding DUF3750 domain-containing protein, with product MIKPLRWLIRTTVFLLVLLAGPALIAACSSQSGQSWRNADRSSAGIAPLPGQTEEAIVQVYGARAYNWRGNFAVHTWIATKVRGAPTYEVHDVIGWGYKAVRSRPGEPDTAWYGNPPMLLADLRGEKADAAIINIRTAIDAYPFANEYKAWPGPNSNTFVAWVIRQVPELNVALPNIAIGKDYLADGVFAKAPSGSGYQFSLNGYFGLMASIREGVELNILGLNIGIDPLALAVKLPGIGHIGLRDPWMDRSTWRKAPVMEQVSDAN from the coding sequence GCAGTAGTCAGTCTGGCCAGAGCTGGCGTAACGCCGATCGCTCCAGCGCAGGCATTGCGCCGCTACCCGGCCAGACGGAAGAAGCCATTGTGCAGGTTTATGGTGCCCGAGCTTATAACTGGCGCGGCAATTTTGCGGTCCATACCTGGATTGCGACCAAGGTGCGCGGGGCACCCACCTACGAGGTTCACGATGTTATTGGCTGGGGTTATAAGGCGGTGCGGTCACGCCCCGGTGAGCCGGATACCGCTTGGTATGGCAACCCGCCGATGTTGCTGGCAGATCTCCGTGGCGAGAAAGCGGATGCCGCCATCATCAATATCCGGACCGCTATCGACGCCTACCCCTTCGCGAATGAATACAAAGCCTGGCCCGGGCCCAACAGCAATACCTTTGTAGCCTGGGTAATCCGGCAGGTACCCGAACTGAATGTTGCGCTGCCCAACATTGCCATCGGAAAAGACTATCTCGCTGACGGAGTATTTGCGAAAGCTCCCAGCGGTTCGGGCTACCAGTTCTCCCTCAATGGTTATTTTGGCCTCATGGCGAGTATCCGGGAAGGTGTTGAACTGAACATCCTCGGCCTCAACATCGGTATTGACCCTCTGGCCTTGGCCGTCAAATTGCCCGGGATCGGGCACATTGGCCTGCGCGACCCCTGGATGGATCGCTCGACGTGGCGCAAAGCCCCGGTTATGGAGCAGGTTTCAGATGCCAATTGA